The genomic region CAGTAGCCACATCGATGTTTCATAAATAAATCTGCgaaatagagagagaaaagcgATTGATAAATTTAGAAAAGAGGACTGAATCCAAGTATTTTTTACCCGCCATCTTTAGCCTTCCCTTCCCATCACTATGAACTGAGCCTAGCCAACGCTTGGCATAGCACATCCACAGGGCCACCTGGTGGATTTCATTTACAAACATGGCAATGAATTTTggagtttgttttgtttcaaatagACTAACAGTTTTATACCGTTCAtatacaacaaaacaaaattatatacggcacaagaaaaaacttattttaaatAAGTTTGTATTAGTCTCAGGAATTTTTAATTAACAAGAAACCCTAGAACGCATACACAATGCAACTACATGATACACTTCTATTTTTAATGGATTGGATGTATATTAATACACCATTCATGCCAAAAACTGAACTGGTAAAGCATTCGCGAAACTTTTATAAGatacttttatttcattaatgaCTTTTACGTAAAACCAAACTAAAACTAAAGCTGAATAAATATAAAAGGAATATTGCGAACTTGGCAACTTTGTACCCACCATGAGTTTTTATTCTTCCCATTCCTTCTTCTAGTATTCGTTAGTAGGAAACGTCTGCAAAAAGTACCGCAAAATGGCTCTCAATCTGACTGTCAAGCTCCATCCTGTTGTGCTATTTCAGATTATTGACTCGTATGAGCGTCGAAACCCTGATGCGCAAAGAGTAATTGGGACGCTATTGGGTAATAGTTAATTCTTCTCTCATTTTACCTTTAGTGACATTTGCTTTCGTGTGACACGTGTGACGGATTGCTTGCCTGTGGATACCTTTAGTGAATTCAAGCTATAACGGTTTCAGTAAccgatttgtttttattaaatatcatattttacttttattcTTCAGGCACTTCTGATAAAAATGGTGTGGAAGTAACTAACTGTTTCTGTGTGCCACATAATGAATCAGAAGAAGAGGTTGCTGTGGAATTGGACTTTGCCAAAGATATGTATGATTTACATCGTAAAGTCAATCCACAAGAAAGCATTGTAGGGTGGTGGGCAACTGGAACTGGAGTCACATCACATTCTGCATTAATCCACGAATATTACTCAAGGGAGTCATCTAATCCTGTACACATTACAGTTGACACAACTTTGCAAGATACGCGAATGGGGATTAAGGCTTATGTCAGGTATCTGTTCATGATTTGCTATGAGGCAATGTTTTAACATATCTAAGtggtttgttatttttgttttagtgttCCAATGGGCATCACAGGCAAAACTATGGGGTGCATGTTTGCTCCGGTTTCTGTTGAAATAGCTTGTTATGACCCAGAAACTGTTGGCTGTAAGTATTAAATCGTGAATTATTTTAGAGTTTGGAACAAATATTCTATAATCAGGATCTATTCGTTATTAGTAAACGCGtgtcagaaaacaaaaacttcaGTGAAGCGTCAAGCAGGCATCGCTTCTGATCTTACCCAGATCGTGGAAGCATCACAGCAGATGGAGAACATGTTGGACACGATCCTGACATACGTCGATGATGTCATGAGCGGTTCAAAAACAGCGGACAACACATTTGGTCGTTCTTTGTTGGATATGGTCCATTCGGTACCTAAGATGACACCCGACGAATTTGAGGAGATGTTGAATTCGAATCGAAAGGTGAAACAACC from Daphnia carinata strain CSIRO-1 chromosome 6, CSIRO_AGI_Dcar_HiC_V3, whole genome shotgun sequence harbors:
- the LOC130689811 gene encoding eukaryotic translation initiation factor 3 subunit F-like; this encodes MALNLTVKLHPVVLFQIIDSYERRNPDAQRVIGTLLGTSDKNGVEVTNCFCVPHNESEEEVAVELDFAKDMYDLHRKVNPQESIVGWWATGTGVTSHSALIHEYYSRESSNPVHITVDTTLQDTRMGIKAYVSVPMGITGKTMGCMFAPVSVEIACYDPETVGLNACQKTKTSVKRQAGIASDLTQIVEASQQMENMLDTILTYVDDVMSGSKTADNTFGRSLLDMVHSVPKMTPDEFEEMLNSNRKDLLMVLYLSQLTKTQLSLNEKLTLLTI